The genomic DNA GCTTGCGGCCGGGCTCGGGCAGGGCCACCAGCGGGTTGCCCAGCATGGCGGCGTTGGCGCCGGCGGCGGCGCCCTGAATTTTCGCGGCGTCGGCTTTCCAAGTCGCCCCGCTCGGGACGATCAGGCCTTGCGCGGCCATCGCCCGGGCGCCCCGAACCACCGCGGCCGGCTCGCCCTTGAAGCGCCGATGCAGGGCTTGAATCAGCTTGGCATCGGCGGCGCCGAAGGACTCTTGCCAAGCGCGGGTCAGAGCGGCGAGGTCGATGGGGTTCAAGATGTAGCGCTGCCAACCGTTGCTCGTCCGGGCCCAGGACAGGTCCTGGGCCACGGCGATCACCCGCTCGTAGGGCCGGCCCCGCAGCCATCCTTCAACCGCTCCGTGATCGGCTTCCGACACCAGAAGCCAAGTCGGATTGGCCGGGTTGAGCGAGGGCTCGCCCTGGACCAAGCTCAAGTTCCTTCCGCTGAGGTGCCAAACCGGCATGCGGTTGAGCCAGAAAATCCGCTCGATGGCTCGGGCGACGAAGTCCTTGCCGCTGCCGCTCAAGCCGCCGATCACCCAACGCCCGCCGGCCATGCCGATGCGGCGGAACAAATGCACGGCTTCGGAGCCGCGCAGCGAGATCGCGAAATCGGAAAAGGGCGGAAAGGCAGCGGCGTCTTGGGGAAAGGCCGGGCCGGCCGCTTCTTGGAGGAGGCGCAGGGCTTGAAGCGGGCTCTCCGGCCTTTGGGCCGGATCGCGAGCCAACAATTTCTGGAGAAAATCGGAAAGCGCCGGCGGCGCCCCGCCCACCAGCGACTTGAGCGGCGGTGCTTCCTTCTGCAACTGGGCCTGAAGGATGGCGGCCGGATCGGCGCCCTCGAAGGGGCTGCGCCGGGCCAAGGCCGAGAAGAGCAAGACCCCCACCGAATAGAGATCGGCTTGGACGCTCGGCACCCGCTGAGTGGCGAACTCGGGAGCGGTGTAAGGCGGCGTTCCGAGCGGCGCGACTTCCTTGATCTCGGGCGGGTTGAGCAAGGAAGTCAGGCCATAGTCGACTAAGCCGACCCGCAAAGCGCCCTCCGCATCGTTGCCCACCAACACGTTCTGGGGCTTGAGATCGAGATGGGGAATGTTCTCTCGATAAAGGGCGTCGAGGCCGACCAGAATTTGGGCGAAGACCCGCCAAATCCGCTCCAGCGGTGCTCCGGTCAAGGCCTTGAGCAAAGGAGCCCCTTCGATCCATTCGGAATGGAGGTAGACCTTGCCCTCCTCCCAGCCAAAATCCAGGACCCGGGCCAAATGGGGGTGGTCCAAGGCCGCCCAGCGGTTGAAGCTGCCGTCGACGATGTCGGGGTTCTGGCCCGAAACCTCGGCCGAGAAGACCTTGCGGACGAAGTCCGGTCCGCCCTTGGGGTCGCGGACCCGGTAGGTTTCGGCTTGCCGACCCAGGCCCAGGCAGCTCACCACTTGGAATGCGCCGGCGCCGGTCGCCTCCCCACTGCTGGAGTTAGCCTCGGAGCTCATCAATTTAGGTTTCCACAAAGCCCGGGAAGATTCAACTAAGGCTTGAGCGAAGCCCTTGATAGGCCTTGATTTCTTCTATGGGTACGGTAAGGGAGAGCAAGCCCCGGCTTGGCCGGGGCGCGCAGCAAATGCGGAGAATTTGCGTAGTGAGATAGCCCTATGATGCACCCTGAAGAAGTACAGAAAGTCCTGGCCGCGGCCTTCCCCTCCGGGCAGGTCGAAGTCCAGGACATGACCGGCACCATG from bacterium includes the following:
- a CDS encoding tetratricopeptide repeat protein; translation: MSSEANSSSGEATGAGAFQVVSCLGLGRQAETYRVRDPKGGPDFVRKVFSAEVSGQNPDIVDGSFNRWAALDHPHLARVLDFGWEEGKVYLHSEWIEGAPLLKALTGAPLERIWRVFAQILVGLDALYRENIPHLDLKPQNVLVGNDAEGALRVGLVDYGLTSLLNPPEIKEVAPLGTPPYTAPEFATQRVPSVQADLYSVGVLLFSALARRSPFEGADPAAILQAQLQKEAPPLKSLVGGAPPALSDFLQKLLARDPAQRPESPLQALRLLQEAAGPAFPQDAAAFPPFSDFAISLRGSEAVHLFRRIGMAGGRWVIGGLSGSGKDFVARAIERIFWLNRMPVWHLSGRNLSLVQGEPSLNPANPTWLLVSEADHGAVEGWLRGRPYERVIAVAQDLSWARTSNGWQRYILNPIDLAALTRAWQESFGAADAKLIQALHRRFKGEPAAVVRGARAMAAQGLIVPSGATWKADAAKIQGAAAGANAAMLGNPLVALPEPGRKLYRYLAFAGVPLSAQALAAWSGFDPATTSAALHRLCAETWLRRSLRGGHEYFEVDGAPLSAAAAGLNEDRALPLLRSLAELGWTAPALRALQNSFAESRQPATRAFRGILQSRGGLHAEALLSLDADLLASLPPEWKGPAYEALGASLLAAGKNKEAEAALRQAFPLYKAAQDAAGQARVYALMAEVVERGGEVGKALQLHQQALNLAASAPEKERLQGKIETAIAELYARATDFDSAENRFQTALGLLEGVGRGDDLAEAYADYAQLCLLQGDPDRAELFCNEALAWALFYRLPALQAKIYRAWAKVHAAREDAAFAIGRYGEAIETLTRSGDRLALGEVLVERSEYLDKYRDSVSAEKDARRAWDLAQREKIEALRGPAALALGRVLSRELAKHAEARKFLAIAGGALTGTSRHWECEYLLGEADRMRGRAPQALRHFQSALRALDKRLSAMNPESPEARELSLRKREVEMSAGAVS